In Deltaproteobacteria bacterium, the genomic stretch AGGACGCATCGCCTGCGGGGCACCCGCAAGGCTTCTGCCAGAAACCCGAGCAGCGCATCGTTGGCCGCGCCGTCAACCGCGCGCGCGGCGATGCGGATCCTGATCGCTTCGGCGTGGATCCCATGCGTCTCGGTGCGGCGCGCGCCCGGCTGCGCGTGCACCGAGATCTCCAGATCGGGCCCGACCCATCGATAAATTGACACGTGCGCTCCTTTGATCGCCCGGTCCGATTTTGACACCATGGTCGCGTTTCGGGACCCTTCTCTCGCAGCTCGCGCCTCTGAGCGGTCCGGCATGGCGGCTGCAGACGTTCCTCCGCGCCGCGTCCGCGGCCACCTCGGAGGACTTGATGCACGACGAGAAGCTCTTCTCCGCTGCCGGCGATCCGCTGCGTTACGTCGACGCGCGGTTCGAGCCGGTGGACCCGCTCTTCGACGCCGACGAGCCGGTGGTCGCGTTCTTCCGTCGCAGAAAACCGCGGTCGAGCGCAGCGGCGGCAGCCGCCATCGCCGCTTGTCTCGCGTGCAGCGGCGAACATCCGGCTGCGACTCCCGCGCCGGACGCCATCCTGGTGCAGCTCGAGCGCGGCGCGGCGCCGCCGCCCACGGTTGCACGGGACGACGTCGGTCCGCCCATCGTGCCGCTTCCCACGCTCGCACCTGAGGAGGACGCGCCTCTGCTCCGCGTGCCCATCGAGGCCGGGACGGACCCGGTGGCAGCAGCCGCGGAGGCAGCCGCGAGCGCCGGCGTCTCCTTCGCGGAACCCATCTACGTCTACCAGACGCGCCGCGTCCCGAACGATCCGAGGTATGGCGACCTCTGGGGGCTGGAAAAGATCGGCGCGCCTTCGGCCTGGGCGCGCTCGACAGGCGAGCGCTCCGTGGTCGTCGCGGTGGTGGACGACGGCGTCGCCACGGATCATCCCGATCTCGCCTCGAACATCTGGCGCAACCCGTCGGAGCTCGAAGGCAACCGGCGGGACGACGATCTCGACGGTTACGTGGACGACGTCAACGGCTGGGATTTCGTGGACGACGACAACGATCCGTCGCCGGCGAAATCGGGAGAGGAACGCTGGCACGGGTCGCACGTCGCCGGCACCATCGGAGCCGCCGGGGACAATCGCCTCGGCGTCGTGGGCGTGAACTGGAAGGTGGCGCTGATGCCGTTGCGGGCCATCGGGACGCGCGGCGGGCGCACGGATCATCTCGCGAAGGCCATCGACTTCGCCACCGAGCACGGAGCGCGGGTGATCAATGCGTCCTGGGGCGGTGCCGGCAACAGCCAGGTCATCGCGAATGCGGTCGCGCGCGCCAATCGCAAGGGCGTCCTCTTCGTCGCTGCTGCCGGAAACGACTCCGCTCCGTCTCCGTCGTTTCCCGCGAATCTAGGAATTGAAAACGTCATTTCGGTCGGCGCCACCACTCGCGAAGACCGGTTGGCTGTCTTCTCCGACCGCGCCGCCATGGTCGCGGCGCCCGGAGTCGACATCCTCTCCACCACTGCGCCGGGCAGATACGAAAGCTACGAGGGAACGAGCATGGCGGCGCCGCACGTCGCCGGTCTCGCTGCGCTTCTCTGGGCAACCCATCCGGCGGCGACGCTCGCGCAGGTGCGGAAGGCCCTCTTCGACTCGGCCGTTGCCGTCCGTGGCGTCGAACGCGGACGCGTCGATGCCATGCGCGCCCTGGCGGCGCTCGATCATGACGCGGCGCCGGGGGCCGCTTCCTTGAGGCTCTCGCGCGACGCGCTCACTTTCAATGTGCGCCCCGGCCGCATGCCGCGAGCCCAGACCATTACGCTCCACACCGATGGAGGTGGTTCGACGGCGTTCACGGTCGCCGCCGACCAGCCATGGATCGTTCCGGGCAAGACGAAGGCGGAGACGCCGGCGCGCATCACCATTCGCGTCGATCCCGCTGGATTGCGGTCGGAGACGAGCGAGGGGCACGTCACCTTCACCGTCGAGGGCAAATCGGCTGCCACGCTCAAGGTCACCGCACGAGCCGGCGCCGCACCCCTTGTCGCCGTCCAAGGCGAAGGGTGCGACTTGCGCGAGGGCAAGCTTCACGCCCGCGCCGGAGCGGGCTGCGCGGTGACTTTCGCGGACGGCGAAACCGCAGACGTGACCTGGGTCTTTCCGGACGGCGCGCAGGTCTCCGGAGGGCGGATGTACGGTCAATTCGTTCGTCGGGGCGAGTTCCAGCTGGTGCTCGGTTCCAGCGAGGGCGATACGGATTCGCTCCCCGTGGTCATCGAGTGATTGGTTCTGTGCGATGGTGCGCGCCATGCCGGCGCGACAGCTCTGGGCCTTTCTCACCGAGCGCGACGTGCGGGAGCTGATCGATCAGATCGGGGCGCGGGAGCCGGGTCTGGCGGTATCGCAAGGGCGGTATCTGCGCGGCGAACCGCAGGCGCTCCTGCGCGATCCGCGGGCGCTGGAGCGGCGCGATTCACTGCCGGGGGAACGCCGTCTCTATCTCTTGCACGCGAAGTACAGCGCCGACATCGTCACCCATTTGCAGCCGGCAGGGCCGTTCGCCGGCTGGACGCAGATCGACGAGGAGAAGACGGATTGCATCGTGATCCGTCTGAAGCAGGCGCCCGAAGGGGAGCTGGAGCCGGCGCGCATCTATGCGCATGTCACGTATTGGAGAGCGGCGGACAAGGAGCGCAAGCGGCCGATGTTCTCGATCTGGGCGAGCCAGACGCTGAAATGGATGGCCGCGAGACTGCCGCCGACGTCAGCGAAGATGATCCGGATCGGCGCCGACGCCTTGGCGCAGGCGAAGGGCGGCCAGGTCCGCCTCAGGTATCTCTACCGCACCATCCAACCCTAGCGCGCCGGCTGTCCCGCAGCGCCGCGGCGGTCCGCGCCCTGGCTCGGGACTAGACGTCGAGGATGAGATACCCGAGCGGTTTCTCCAACCTGCGCAGTACCGGCAGGGCGACGTTGACCACCGGGACACCGCCGCGGGTCGCCCCGCGCAACGTCCCGCGATGAGCATGGCCGTGGACGGCGAGGTTGGGTCGGAGCTGATCGAGCGGGCCGGAAAGGCGGGTGGCGCCGAGGAAGGGGAAGATCTCCAGCGGCTCGCCTTCGAGCGTCTGCCGGCACGGCGAATAGTGCAGCAACGCCACGCGGTGGCGGGTACGGAGCTGGAACAGCGCCTTCTCCAGCTTGAGCTCCTCGGCGATGCAGGCGTCGACGAACGCCTTCATCGCTTCCTCCCCGAACCGCTGCAGTTGCGCCAGCTCGAATCCGCCCGCGAACCCCTTGATGCCGGCGACACCGAGGTCGTTGAGCGTCCACGGCTCTCCGTCGAGCACGTGCACTCCGGAATCGCAGAGGATTTTCTTCACCTCGGCGGCCGTGCCACCCTCGTAATCGTGATTGCCGAGCACCGCGCACTTCACCATCTTGATCTGCGACAGCTCCTCGGCGAGCCAGCTTGCCTCTTCCACCGTGCCGTGGTCTGTCAGGTCGCCGGCGAGCAAGAGCACTTCGGCTTCCTGGTCCACTCCCGAGAGGGCGACGGCGATGTTGCGGCGCGTGTCCGCCCGGCAATGGAGATCACCGACTGCGGCGATGCGCATCGTGCGTTCCTCGATCGGGATACTCGACCGGGTAGGTCCGATCGCCGGTCCAGCCCTCGGTCTCCGTCTCGCGGGCGTCCCGATACCCCTCGACGTTCGTCTCGTGCAGGTACTGCTGCCGCGAAAGCAGCGTTCCGCGGCAAACGCGGTCCGCGCCTGCGGGCTCGGACTCGCGTTGCTCGAGGCGCCGGATGAGCTCGCGCATCACCGCCTCGGGAACCTGATCCTTCTCGCAGGAAAAGGCGTATCGGTACGTGATCAGGTGGACGAGAAGGACTTCCCAATGGCGCTCCCCGAAGCGCTTCAGCAGATGGTCCCAGTCGAGTTGCCGGCCTTTGCAGCGCAGCAAATGGTGGATATCCGCGCCGTCGAACCTCTCGCGCTCCTGGATGAAAGCCTTCTGCCAGATCATCTCTTCCGCCGGCACGATCAGCGCCTGGAGCCCGAGCACGGTGCCAGGGGCGGCCCGGCTGCGCCATTGCTCGTCCACCGTTGCGATGCCGTTCCCGGAGGAGAAGATCAGGTCGACGAACCAGGGGCCCGAGTACGCCTTGGCCAGCCAGATCTCGTCGGTCATCTCCGTGCGGTACCCGGCGCGCGCCAGCACGTCGAGCGCGCGCTGGACCTGGTCCTTGCGCAGGAACAGGTCGAGATCCTTGGTGTCACGCCAGATGCCGGTGTGCGTCTTCAGGGCGTACGCGCCGCCGACCAAGGGCTCGAACCCCTGCTCCTGGAGAAGGCGCAGCGCCTCTCGGTGCGCCTCGTGCTCCGCTTGTCCCGCGGCGCTCTGCTGCTCCGGCGCGATCTGCACACGGGCAAGGTGGGGATGGAGGGAAGCGAGGGCAAACAGGCTCGCAACAGACATCGAGCGATCCTGCGCGTCGAAGCCGGTCACCGTGCGTGCGAAACACGGCGCCGCCCGCCCGACGTCCGGACGCGACGGGCAGGCAAACGCCGCCCCGCCTTGCGGGCCGGGGCGCGCCCACGACCCCGCCCCGACGGGCGCGCCCGCCATCTCGGCTGACACGACGGGCAGTAGTAGGTGCTCCTGCCACCCTGCACGATGCGTTCGATGGCCGTCCCGCACGTGCTGCAGGGTTCTCCAGCGCGGTCGTACACGAGGAAGACGTTCTCTCCACCCTCTTCGACGTAGGTGATCGGCTCCGGGCTGTCCTCGTCCGTCAGCGTCGCGCGCAGCGAGGCGCCGATGGCCTCGGCGAGCCGCTCCGTCTCCTCGCGCGTCATCGAATGGGCCGGCCGCCGTGGATCGATGCCCGCGCGGTGAAGCGACTCGGAGACCTGGATGTTCCCCAGACCCGCCAGGGTCCGCTGGTCCATCAACGCCTCCTTCATCGACCTCCTGGTCCGCGACAACACCGCATGCAGGCGATCCACGTCGATCCCCTCGAGCGGATCGGGACCGAGCGCCCGCAGCGCCTCGGAGGCGCGGAGCTCCGGGATCCTGCCGCGGATCAGTCGCCCGAACAGGCGCATGTCGCGGTAGTCCACCGCGTGTCCGTCCTCCAACGTCAGCGAGGCCCGCACGTGAGACGGTTTGGGCTCTTCGGTGCGACGGCGCACCCACTTCCCCGTCATCCCCAGATGCGAGATCAGTCCTTCGCCTCCGTCGAACGAAAGCAGCATCCATTTTCCGAGTCGCTCGATGCCCGCCAGCCGGCGACCGACCAGCCCGCCGAACCGGGCCTGTGTCTGACCGCGGATGACGCGCGACTTCTCGGCCCGGGCAGACACGATGCGGCGGCCTTCCAGCCACGACCGAAGCTGCCGCGACGCAATCTCCACCTCGGGAAGCTCGGGCATGCCCGCTCAGATGTCACGCAGCGCGATCCGTTGCAACCCGTTCACGGAGGGCGGTCCGCAGCCGCCTCAGCGCAGCTCGCGCAGTCGAGGCGGGCAGGGTCCCAACGCCCCAGCGCGCCTCCGCATGGATGACGGCCACCTCGCCTGCCACCGGCACGCGCCGCGCGAGCTCGCGCGGCGTCGTCGCCGGCGCCACCTCGATGCCCGCGCGCCGCAGCAGAACCCGCGCCGCGCGCCAGAGTCGCAGGGCGCGCTCCTGATCGGCCGTCAGCGCCAACTCCCCTCCCCGCTTGCGCAGCCTGGCCCGGCGCCGCACCAAGACCGTGGCCAGAGCGCCGACCAGGACGACGGCGAGAGCCGTTGCCGCCAGTCGCGCTCGCCCGGCCGGAGCATTGTCCTTGCCCGCGAGGCGCCGTCCGGTCTCCTCGACGAGCTGTGCCAGACGCCGCATCGCGCGCGCCTGCGTGATCAAGTCGTAGTCGACGACGAACGCCCGCCAGCGCTGCTGCAGGCCGTCCCAGAACAGGATTGCCCGTGCCCGCAGCCCTTCCTGGGTGCTCCCCCGGGCGGACGCCGGCGTGGGATCGAGGCGGACGAATCCCGCCCCGGGAAAGTACACCTCGACCCAGCTGTGGGCGTCGCCGGCGCGGACCGCGTAGTATCCGGCGTCGGTGCGGCGGCCTCCGAAGTAGCCGGTGACGTTGCGCGCCGGGATGCCGAGCGCGCGCAGCATCAGCACCATCGCGGTCGAGAACAGCTCGCAATGCCCCGCCCGCCGGACGAAGAGGAAGTCGGCGATGGGATCGGCCACCTCGCCGGGAAGGTCACGGGTGTACCGCAGCGCCGTCCCCAGCCAGCTCTCGATCGCTGCTGCGGCGTCCGCCGGATCCTTCCCGCCGCCGAGACGCTGGGCCAGCGCCCGCACCCGAGCGTCGAGCGTGGACGGCACCTCGAGGTCCGCGGCCAGCCATTGCGGGTACCTCGCGCCGCGGCCCCGCAGGGCGCGCAGCTCGGGCTCGTCGCGGTCGACGGCGACGAAGTAGCGAAGGTCGCTGCCGTCCACCGGCTGGTAGAACAAATCGCCCGGGAAATTCCGGTACAACCGTTGCGCGGGCGGCCGCGGCGATCCCGGGCGGCGGAAGTCGACGCTGAGCGGCCATCCCTCCGGCGTCAGTACCACCCCATCCGCGAACAGACCCACGACCTCGATGTCCGCGCCCAGCAGCACCGGCGGCCGTTCTCGCCCGCGCTGCGGCAGGCGCACCACCGGGAGAGCGCCGCCCGGCTGCGACTTCCAGCCCTGCCCCGTCCATTGCGAGAGCGCCCGCGCGCGCCAGTGCATCCCGAGATCGCGCCGTCCGCCTCTCGGCTCGGGATCGAGCCGGACCCGCAGCACCACCCGTGGATCATCGGCGACGGTCCCGTGCCGCGAGAGGTCCACCCGGTCGCCCAGCCCCGCTACCGGCGCGTGGCGCGACGCTCGCCGCAGCCCGCCGATGCTGACGCGCGGAAAAGCGACGAACACCACCGCTGCTCCGGCGATCCCCGCCATCGAGAGCCCCGCGAGACCGCCGAGGAGCGCCGGCGTCGCGATGCGGCGTGAGCTGAGCAGCGCCGCCGATCCCGCGGGTCCCCGGCCCGCCTCGATGGCAGATCGCAGGTGTGTCAGCGCCAGCGCCCAGGTGCCGCTGATGGCGAACGCCAGAAAGGCGAAACCGAATGCAAGCTCCGCAGCGAGCGCCGCTCCGGCGCAGAGCAAGAGCAGCGAGAGCAACAGCAAGAGGACCTCGTCGCGGCCGGTCCTGCGATGCCAGAGGCGATGGATGCAGAGCAGCTCGGCGAAGAGCGCGGCAGCGAGAACGACGTCGACCTGCCCCGCGAATACCTGGGCCGCAAACACCAGCAGCGCTCCGCCGAGCAGCAGCGTCCATGCCCATTGCACGCGACCATGGAATCCGGAGCCGGGGATCGACGCCCCGACGACGGCGACCGGGAAGAGCGCCACCATCACCGCGCCCATCTCGCCAGAGACGGCGCAAGCCGCGAACGCGGAGAACGCCGTCAGCGTTCCCGCCCAGCGCTGCGCCTGGACCAGCGTGGGACCGCGTGCTCCGGGAGACTTCACCCGTGCACCTCGATCACCGCCGCCTCCGCTTCCGGCCGCGGTGACGCGGTGTCCGCGCCTTTCTCCTCCAGCAAGGCGAGTAGCCGCAGCGCGGCGCAGCGCTGCGCCTCGCCGCTGCCCGCCGCGAGAAATTGGCCGGCGACGGCGAGCGAGACCTCTGCGCCTCCGTCGAGCTCGCGGACGACGAACGCGGCCGCCAGCTCGACGGCCCGTTCCAAAGCGTCTCCACGGAGCGTGCGGTGGTCGAGAACCACGCAGATGCGCTTGCGGCGTTCCTGCTCGCGATCGACGGCAATCAGGCGGCCGGCGCGGGCGGTGGACTTCCAATGGATGCTCCGAGCGTCCTCCCCCGGCCGGTGGTCGCGGAGCGAATGCACCTCGAGCCCGAGGCCGATGCGGTCCTCGGGCTGTTCACCGGCCCGCGCCAGCGACTGTGCGGAAAGACGCGGCGCAAGCACGACGCGCGGGAACACGATGATCTCGCCCGGCACATCGAGCGGTCGCGACTTCTCGAACAGCCCGAAGGGAGCCCTCGTCGCGACTTCCAGTTGCCGGAAGCGGTGCAGGCCGCGCCGCTGCGGCACGAATCGATAAGCGACCTCCCCGGACTCCCTGGCGGGGAGCAACACGAGAAAACCATGCCCGGCGACGTCGCCGCCGCGTTCGCGGATCTCCAGCGAGAACGACGGCGCGCGCTTCTTCCCGTTCCGCGCGCGCAGCCCGATCAGAGCCGGCTGCCCTGCCGTCGCCACAGCGGGAAGCCGCCGCTCGACATGGACTCCCCGCAGCGTCTGCTCGGACAGGATCCCGGAGACGATGATCGAGGCGAGCAGAAGACCGAGGACGAGGAACAGCAGGTTGTTTCCCGTATTCGTCGCCGCGAGGCCGATGCCGATGGTCAGGGCGGTATACCAGCGTCCCATCCGGGTGAACGCGAGCCTCCGCTTCCAGGCGGGCGTCACTCGGGCACCGGCACCTGCTCGACGAGGTCGCGGACCACGCGCTCTACCGCGAGACGCTCCAGCTCGCCTCCACCGGGCCCGCGGCCGGCGAGCACGATCCGGTGCGCGAGGGCCGGAACGCAGAGCTCCTTGACGTCGTCGGGCTCGACGTACCCTCGCCCGCGCAGGAGCGCCCGCGCCCGCGCCACGCCGAGGAGCGCGATGGCACCGCGCGGCGATGCACCGAGCGAGATCAGCGGCGTGCTTCGAGTGGCGGCGACGATCGCCAGCACGTAGTCGGCGATCTCCGGCGCCACGACGACGACCGCGACGGCGGCCTGGAGCCGCCGGACGTCCTGCGCGGAAGCGACCGGGTGCAGATGCGTCAGCTCCTGCTGCGTCCCACCTCCGAGGAGCAGCTCCCGCTCCACCTCCGCCGGCGGATAGCCGACGGAGAGGCGGAGCAGGAACCGGTCGAGCTGTGACTCCGGGAGAGGATAGGTCCCCGCGTGCTCGTGCGGGTTCTGGGTCGCGAGCACCATGAACGGCGCCGGGAGCGGGCGTCCCGCGCCGTCCACCGACACCTGGCCCTCGGCCATCGCCTCGAGCAGGCAGCTCTGCGTCCGCGGCGTGGTCCGGTTGATCTCGTCCGCCAGCACCAGGTTTGCGAAGAGCGGGCCGGGCTTGAACACGAAGCTGTTGCGGGCCTGGTCGTAGACGGAGACGCCGGTGATGTCGCCCGGGAGCAGGTCGCTCGTGAACTGGACGCGCGCGAACGCGAGATCGAGCGATCGCGCCAGCGCCTGCGCCAGCGTGGTCTTGCCGACGCCCGGGACGTCCTCGAGCAACAGGTGTCCTCCGGCGGCGAGGGCGGCGAGCGACAGCTCGACGATCTCCTGTTTTCCCTTCAGGGCGCGCGCGATGTTCGCTTCCAGCGCCGAGGCGACGCGACGTGCCTCTGGTGGCGTGAGCGGCGATCCGGTCGTCAGATCGACAAGAGTGATCTTCGCGGACGCGGCGCCGTTGTCGGGCGTCATCAACAGCAGATTAACCGATGCTCGGGCAGGGCCGCTTGTGCCAGACTGCGCACCCTTCCATGCTTCCGCCCACAGTCACGGTGACGCAGAAGGGAGCGGCGCGCGCCCGCGCCGGTCACCCGTGGATCTTCCGCGCCGACGTGGCGGACGCGCCGGACGGCCTCATCTCCGGCGCGGAAGTGCGGCTCGCGGACGCGCGCGGCAACTTCATCGCCAGGGGATTCTGGGCGTTGAAGAGCCCCATCGCGCTGCGGGTGCTGTCGCGGCAGGACTCCGCGCTCGACGAGGAGCTGCTCGCCTCGCGCCTGCGCCGCGCGTACGAACGGCGCCGGGCCCTGTTCCCCGGCGCCGACGCGTTCCGCCTGGCGCATGGAGAAGCGGACCTGCTGCCGGGCTATTTCGTCGACCTCTACGGCGACGTCGCGGCCGTGCAGCATCTCTCCGAGTGGGCGGAGGCCCGCCGCGAGCAGCTTGCGCGCATGGTCGTCGAGCTCACCGGAGCGCGCGCCGTGGTGGCCCGCGACGACGGGTCCGCCCGCGAATTCGAGCACCTCCCCCGCCGGGCGGAACCGCTCTTCGGGAACGGGTTCCGGGTCCGCTATCGCGAAGGCGAGATCGCGCTCGAGGCGGATCTGCTCGCCGACCACAAGACCGGCGGTTATCTGGACCAGGTGGAGAACCACCTCCGCGCCGGCGAGCTGGCACGGGGCGAAGCGCTGGACGCCTTCTGCTACCACGGCGGCTTCTCGCTACAGCTTGCGCGAAAGGCGAGGCATGTTCTCGCCATCGACCAGGATGCAGCTGCTGTGCAACGCACCCGCGAGAACGCGGGCCGCAACGACCTGCACAATGTGGAAGCCCGCGCGCAGAACGCGGTCGAGGCGCTGCGCTCCCTCGAGAAGGAGGGCCGCAAGTTCGACACGATCGTGCTCGATCCGCCGGCCTTCGCCAAACGAAGAGAGGGACTGGAGGGCGCATTGCGCGCCTATCGCGAGATCAACTACCGCGCCGTCCGCCTCCTGGCGCCAGGCGGTCTGCTCGTCACCTGCTCCTGCTCGGGCC encodes the following:
- a CDS encoding DUF167 domain-containing protein; translated protein: MVSKSDRAIKGAHVSIYRWVGPDLEISVHAQPGARRTETHGIHAEAIRIRIAARAVDGAANDALLGFLAEALRVPRRRCVLISGARSRKKQVRIESPDPARAQRTLAQWLQTSS
- a CDS encoding metallophosphoesterase produces the protein MRIAAVGDLHCRADTRRNIAVALSGVDQEAEVLLLAGDLTDHGTVEEASWLAEELSQIKMVKCAVLGNHDYEGGTAAEVKKILCDSGVHVLDGEPWTLNDLGVAGIKGFAGGFELAQLQRFGEEAMKAFVDACIAEELKLEKALFQLRTRHRVALLHYSPCRQTLEGEPLEIFPFLGATRLSGPLDQLRPNLAVHGHAHRGTLRGATRGGVPVVNVALPVLRRLEKPLGYLILDV
- a CDS encoding nucleotidyltransferase family protein; translated protein: MAGAPVGAGSWARPGPQGGAAFACPSRPDVGRAAPCFARTVTGFDAQDRSMSVASLFALASLHPHLARVQIAPEQQSAAGQAEHEAHREALRLLQEQGFEPLVGGAYALKTHTGIWRDTKDLDLFLRKDQVQRALDVLARAGYRTEMTDEIWLAKAYSGPWFVDLIFSSGNGIATVDEQWRSRAAPGTVLGLQALIVPAEEMIWQKAFIQERERFDGADIHHLLRCKGRQLDWDHLLKRFGERHWEVLLVHLITYRYAFSCEKDQVPEAVMRELIRRLEQRESEPAGADRVCRGTLLSRQQYLHETNVEGYRDARETETEGWTGDRTYPVEYPDRGTHDAHRRSR
- the mutM gene encoding bifunctional DNA-formamidopyrimidine glycosylase/DNA-(apurinic or apyrimidinic site) lyase; amino-acid sequence: MPELPEVEIASRQLRSWLEGRRIVSARAEKSRVIRGQTQARFGGLVGRRLAGIERLGKWMLLSFDGGEGLISHLGMTGKWVRRRTEEPKPSHVRASLTLEDGHAVDYRDMRLFGRLIRGRIPELRASEALRALGPDPLEGIDVDRLHAVLSRTRRSMKEALMDQRTLAGLGNIQVSESLHRAGIDPRRPAHSMTREETERLAEAIGASLRATLTDEDSPEPITYVEEGGENVFLVYDRAGEPCSTCGTAIERIVQGGRSTYYCPSCQPRWRARPSGRGRGRAPARKAGRRLPARRVRTSGGRRRVSHAR
- a CDS encoding transglutaminase domain-containing protein, producing MKSPGARGPTLVQAQRWAGTLTAFSAFAACAVSGEMGAVMVALFPVAVVGASIPGSGFHGRVQWAWTLLLGGALLVFAAQVFAGQVDVVLAAALFAELLCIHRLWHRRTGRDEVLLLLLSLLLLCAGAALAAELAFGFAFLAFAISGTWALALTHLRSAIEAGRGPAGSAALLSSRRIATPALLGGLAGLSMAGIAGAAVVFVAFPRVSIGGLRRASRHAPVAGLGDRVDLSRHGTVADDPRVVLRVRLDPEPRGGRRDLGMHWRARALSQWTGQGWKSQPGGALPVVRLPQRGRERPPVLLGADIEVVGLFADGVVLTPEGWPLSVDFRRPGSPRPPAQRLYRNFPGDLFYQPVDGSDLRYFVAVDRDEPELRALRGRGARYPQWLAADLEVPSTLDARVRALAQRLGGGKDPADAAAAIESWLGTALRYTRDLPGEVADPIADFLFVRRAGHCELFSTAMVLMLRALGIPARNVTGYFGGRRTDAGYYAVRAGDAHSWVEVYFPGAGFVRLDPTPASARGSTQEGLRARAILFWDGLQQRWRAFVVDYDLITQARAMRRLAQLVEETGRRLAGKDNAPAGRARLAATALAVVLVGALATVLVRRRARLRKRGGELALTADQERALRLWRAARVLLRRAGIEVAPATTPRELARRVPVAGEVAVIHAEARWGVGTLPASTARAALRRLRTALRERVATDRAA
- a CDS encoding DUF58 domain-containing protein is translated as MTPAWKRRLAFTRMGRWYTALTIGIGLAATNTGNNLLFLVLGLLLASIIVSGILSEQTLRGVHVERRLPAVATAGQPALIGLRARNGKKRAPSFSLEIRERGGDVAGHGFLVLLPARESGEVAYRFVPQRRGLHRFRQLEVATRAPFGLFEKSRPLDVPGEIIVFPRVVLAPRLSAQSLARAGEQPEDRIGLGLEVHSLRDHRPGEDARSIHWKSTARAGRLIAVDREQERRKRICVVLDHRTLRGDALERAVELAAAFVVRELDGGAEVSLAVAGQFLAAGSGEAQRCAALRLLALLEEKGADTASPRPEAEAAVIEVHG
- a CDS encoding MoxR family ATPase; the encoded protein is MTPDNGAASAKITLVDLTTGSPLTPPEARRVASALEANIARALKGKQEIVELSLAALAAGGHLLLEDVPGVGKTTLAQALARSLDLAFARVQFTSDLLPGDITGVSVYDQARNSFVFKPGPLFANLVLADEINRTTPRTQSCLLEAMAEGQVSVDGAGRPLPAPFMVLATQNPHEHAGTYPLPESQLDRFLLRLSVGYPPAEVERELLLGGGTQQELTHLHPVASAQDVRRLQAAVAVVVVAPEIADYVLAIVAATRSTPLISLGASPRGAIALLGVARARALLRGRGYVEPDDVKELCVPALAHRIVLAGRGPGGGELERLAVERVVRDLVEQVPVPE
- a CDS encoding class I SAM-dependent rRNA methyltransferase — protein: MLPPTVTVTQKGAARARAGHPWIFRADVADAPDGLISGAEVRLADARGNFIARGFWALKSPIALRVLSRQDSALDEELLASRLRRAYERRRALFPGADAFRLAHGEADLLPGYFVDLYGDVAAVQHLSEWAEARREQLARMVVELTGARAVVARDDGSAREFEHLPRRAEPLFGNGFRVRYREGEIALEADLLADHKTGGYLDQVENHLRAGELARGEALDAFCYHGGFSLQLARKARHVLAIDQDAAAVQRTRENAGRNDLHNVEARAQNAVEALRSLEKEGRKFDTIVLDPPAFAKRREGLEGALRAYREINYRAVRLLAPGGLLVTCSCSGRVTSELFGEVVAWASQEAKRPLQLLERRGASRDHPPLVGVPETEYLKAWFLVAP